One Fusarium poae strain DAOMC 252244 chromosome 4, whole genome shotgun sequence DNA window includes the following coding sequences:
- the RCO3 gene encoding glucose transporter (TransMembrane:10 (i12-36o74-93i105-122o128-149i161-183o195-214i347-365o380-404i425-446o452-472i)~BUSCO:17082at5125) translates to MAIAMGWQKPDNVAGSSAPAIMVGLFVASGGLLFGYDTGAINGILAMTEFKEQFGKHTNCIDDNGAIDICTKDSSIIVAILSAGTALGALLAAPTGDSLGRRKTLLLAVAIFCVGAIFQVAADNIDLLLVGRFFAGVGVGLISVLVPLYQSEMAPKWIRGTLVCAYQLSITFGLLAASIVNILASKLNNSSAYRIPLGLQIVPAIILTGGLLLLPETPRFLVKKGLHEAAGLSLSRLRRLDITHPALVDELQEMIANHQYELTLGPDSYKQLFIGSPNLGRRTFTGCGLQMLQQLTGINFIMYYSTSFFDGAGVESPYTKSLIINIINVVSTIPGLLVIEKWGRRRLLMIGALGMAGCQLLMASFDTATGQNYEKASQTILIAFCAINIFFFAASWGPVVWVVTSEIYPLKVRAKAMSVSTASNWLLNFGIAYGAPFLVGTGPGNASFGPKIFFIWGAFCILAVFFVWCMVYETSKISLEQIDEMYERVNHAWNSKSFEPSWSFQQMLNDGWSPSAQPPAGHELQTTTSASSADTTLGDGDASSITVSQNNTNSSLLNNNNDQNKGPPAMSMANVDFSY, encoded by the exons ATGGCCATTGCCATGGGCTGGCAGAAACCCGACAATGTCGCGGGCTCGTCGGCGCCGGCCATCATGGTCGGTCTCTTCGTTGCCTCTGGCGGGTTACTGTTCGGCTACGATACTGG AGCCATCAACGGTATCCTTGCCATGACAGAGTTCAAGGAGCAGTTCGGAAAACACACAAATTGCATCGATGATAACGGCGCCATCGACATTTGCACAAAAGACTCATCTATCATTGTCGCCATTCTAAGTGCTGGCACGGCCCTCGGTGCTCTGCTTGCCGCACCTACCGGCGACTCATTAGGCCGTCGCAAAACTTTACTTCTGGCCGTCGCTATCTTCTGCGTCGGTGCCATCTTCCAAGTTGCCGCTGATAACATTGACTTATTGCTGGTCGGAAG ATTCTTTGCTGGTGTAGGAGTCGGTCTCATCTCTGTACTCGTTCCACTATATCAGTCTGAAATGGCGCCCAAATGGATACGAGGTACTCTCGTCTGCGCCTATCAATTATCCATCACCTTTGGCCTATTGGCCGCCTCTATTGTTAACATTCTGGCCTCCAAACTCAACAACTCATCCGCATACCGCATCCCTCTCGGTCTCCAAATCGTCCCAGCAATCATTCTCACCGGAGGTCTATTACTGCTACCAGAAACACCTCGTTTCCTTGTTAAGAAGGGCTTGCACGAAGCCGCCGGCCTATCACTAAGCCGGCTACGACGACTCGACATTACCCACCCGGCACTCGTTGATGAACTGCAAGAAATGATTGCCAACCATCAATACGAACTAACATTAGGTCCCGACAGCTATAAGCAACTTTTTATCGGCTCACCGAATCTTGGTCGGCGAACTTTTACTGGATGTGGGCTTCAGATGCTTCAACAACTTACTGGTATCAACTTTATAATGTATTACAGCACATCATTTTTTGACGGCGCCGGCGTTGAAAGCCCTTACACCAAGTCGCTTATTATCAACATTATCAACGTTGTATCGACGATACCAGGTCTATTAGTCATTGAGAAATGGGGCCGGCGAAGACTTTTGATGATTGGAGCACTTGGCATGGCTGGTTGTCAACTTCTTATGGCGTCATTCGACACAGCGACAGGACAAAACTACGAGAAAGCGTCACAAACCATCCTCATCGCCTTTTGTGCTATCAACATTTTCTTTTTCGCTGCATCTTGGGGCCCCGTGGTCTGGGTCGTCACTTCTGAGATTTATCCTCTAAAGGTCCGAGCAAAGGCCATGTCCGTTTCAACAGCATCCAACTGGCTTCTCAACTTTGGCATTGCTTACGGCGCGCCTTTCTTGGTCGGCACAGGACCAGGCAACGCCTCCTTTGGTCCAAAAATCTTCTTTATCTGGGGCGCCTTTTGCATTCTGGCCGTTTTCTTTGTATGGTGCATGGTGTATGAGACGAGCAAGATCAGCCTGGAACAGATCGACGAAATGTACGAACGTGTGAACCATGCATGGAACAGTAAATCATTCGAACCGAGCTGGAGTTTCCAGCAGATGCTCAACGATGGTTGGTCACCGAGCGCTCAACCTCCAGCTGGCCACGAACTTCAAACAACAACATCTGCATCAAGCGCAGATACAACATTGGGTGACGGGGATGCGTCTTCCATAACTGTGAGCCagaacaacaccaacagctCATTGCTTAATAACAACAATGACCAGAACAAAGGTCCGCCCGCCATGTCAATGGCCAATGTTGACTTCAGCTACTAG